A region of Vibrio chagasii DNA encodes the following proteins:
- the ccmE gene encoding cytochrome c maturation protein CcmE, giving the protein MNPRRKKRLGIVLAIFFGISATVGLIVYALNQNMDLFYTPTELVNGKDGKKPEVGQRLRIGGMVVVGSVSRDNESLRVSFDLADVGPKVTILYDGILPDLFREGQGIVAQGVLKDATTIEAFEVLAKHDEEYMPSEVAEAMKKTHEPLQYTTEQKEGKAQ; this is encoded by the coding sequence ATGAACCCAAGACGCAAAAAGAGGCTGGGCATTGTCTTAGCGATCTTTTTTGGTATCAGTGCAACTGTTGGATTGATTGTTTATGCACTTAACCAGAACATGGATCTGTTCTACACACCAACTGAACTTGTTAATGGTAAAGATGGTAAGAAACCTGAAGTTGGTCAACGCCTACGCATTGGTGGCATGGTTGTCGTTGGTTCTGTGAGCCGTGATAACGAATCATTGCGAGTTAGCTTCGATTTAGCTGATGTCGGCCCTAAAGTAACAATCTTATACGATGGTATCCTTCCTGATCTTTTCCGTGAAGGCCAAGGTATTGTTGCTCAAGGTGTCTTAAAAGACGCAACGACAATCGAAGCGTTTGAGGTGTTGGCAAAGCACGATGAAGAGTACATGCCTTCTGAAGTTGCGGAAGCAATGAAGAAAACACATGAGCCTTTGCAATACACGACTGAACAAAAAGAAGGAAAAGCTCAATGA
- a CDS encoding heme ABC transporter permease yields MWKWLHPYAKAETSYQLAGKLLPWFSILALLCLSVGTVWGLAFAPSDYQQGDSFRIIYIHVPSAIWSMGVYMSMAIAAFIGLVWQVRLSDMAALAMAPIGAVFTFIALLTGAVWGKPMWGAWWVWDARLTSELILLFLYLGVIALHHAFDDQKTAAKAAGILAIVGVINLPIIHFSVEWWNTLHQGATITKFAKPSISSDMLWPLLLNIFGFAFFFGALTMIRFRNEIISKESHRPWVRKLAADKA; encoded by the coding sequence ATGTGGAAATGGCTCCATCCCTATGCCAAAGCAGAAACGTCATACCAGCTTGCTGGTAAACTTCTGCCGTGGTTCTCAATCCTAGCGCTATTGTGTCTATCCGTTGGTACGGTGTGGGGCCTTGCGTTCGCACCTTCTGATTATCAACAGGGTGATAGTTTCCGAATTATCTACATTCACGTTCCTTCTGCCATTTGGTCGATGGGCGTATACATGTCGATGGCGATCGCAGCATTCATTGGATTGGTATGGCAGGTAAGACTATCTGACATGGCGGCGTTGGCGATGGCACCGATAGGCGCTGTGTTTACCTTTATCGCACTACTGACTGGTGCAGTTTGGGGTAAGCCAATGTGGGGCGCTTGGTGGGTTTGGGATGCACGCCTAACCTCAGAGTTGATTCTTCTATTCCTATACCTAGGTGTAATTGCACTGCACCACGCGTTTGATGACCAAAAAACAGCAGCAAAAGCGGCTGGTATTTTGGCTATTGTTGGCGTGATTAACCTCCCTATCATTCACTTCTCGGTAGAGTGGTGGAACACACTTCATCAAGGTGCGACGATCACTAAGTTCGCAAAACCTTCGATTTCAAGTGACATGTTATGGCCGCTTCTTCTTAACATCTTCGGCTTCGCTTTTTTCTTTGGCGCTCTGACCATGATTCGTTTCCGTAACGAAATCATCAGCAAAGAAAGTCATCGTCCATGGGTTCGCAAGCTTGCGGCTGATAAAGCGTAG
- the ccmI gene encoding c-type cytochrome biogenesis protein CcmI, whose amino-acid sequence MTLFWVSTIILSLAAILMIVLPFINKKANNDDVLRDELNKAFYKDRLDELEVEAEEGLVDNQQELIADLKQSLLDDVPAKQEMKKTHISTLGVVVPSIILVVAVTYGMYFKFGALDKVQHWQEVSNNLPELSKKLMSSEGGTLTDDELEDLTLALRTRLHYQPKDSTGWLLLGRIALANRDAQTAIDAMERAYKLEPKDEDVQLGFAQALMLSPDEAEQNQARLLLSRLVQNDYVDLRVFSLLAFDAFERQDYPGAVKYWSIMQQMIGPQDSRYEMLSRSIESAQKKMGDAMGVDQGKSVAVTLDLSADVNADPNSVLVVSVHRADGSPMPIAAARYPLGSFPRTVVLDDGNSMMQGQKLSSLETLMVRARLDTDGNVSTRDGDWYGESEVVELGESVTININKQY is encoded by the coding sequence ATGACTCTATTTTGGGTTTCGACCATTATTCTTTCGCTAGCGGCAATCTTGATGATTGTTCTGCCTTTTATCAATAAAAAGGCAAACAACGATGATGTGCTTCGCGATGAATTGAACAAAGCATTCTACAAAGATCGCCTTGATGAGTTAGAAGTAGAAGCAGAAGAAGGTCTTGTTGATAACCAACAGGAGCTGATCGCTGATTTGAAACAATCTCTGCTTGATGATGTTCCTGCTAAGCAAGAGATGAAAAAGACTCATATCTCGACGCTTGGCGTGGTTGTTCCGTCAATCATTTTGGTTGTTGCAGTTACCTACGGTATGTACTTTAAGTTTGGTGCGCTAGACAAGGTTCAACATTGGCAAGAGGTCAGCAATAACCTTCCTGAGCTATCCAAAAAGCTAATGTCATCAGAAGGTGGTACGCTAACTGATGATGAACTTGAAGATTTGACACTAGCACTACGTACTCGCTTGCATTACCAACCAAAAGATTCAACGGGTTGGTTGCTACTAGGTCGTATCGCGCTGGCTAACCGTGATGCACAAACCGCGATTGATGCGATGGAGCGTGCTTATAAGCTAGAGCCTAAAGACGAAGACGTTCAACTTGGTTTTGCACAAGCACTGATGTTGTCTCCAGATGAGGCAGAGCAAAACCAAGCTCGCTTGCTTCTAAGTCGTTTGGTTCAAAACGATTACGTTGATCTTCGTGTGTTCTCGCTACTCGCATTCGATGCATTTGAGCGTCAAGATTACCCAGGTGCGGTTAAGTACTGGAGCATCATGCAACAGATGATCGGTCCACAAGACAGCCGTTATGAAATGCTTTCTCGCAGCATCGAAAGTGCTCAGAAGAAAATGGGCGATGCAATGGGTGTTGACCAAGGCAAGAGTGTAGCAGTAACGCTTGATCTGTCTGCTGATGTGAACGCGGATCCTAATTCAGTGCTAGTTGTCTCTGTACACCGAGCGGATGGTTCGCCAATGCCTATCGCCGCAGCTCGTTACCCGTTGGGCTCTTTCCCTCGTACGGTTGTACTGGATGATGGTAACAGCATGATGCAAGGTCAAAAGCTGTCTAGCCTTGAAACTCTGATGGTTAGAGCTAGGCTTGATACAGATGGTAACGTTTCAACTCGCGATGGTGATTGGTACGGTGAGAGTGAAGTGGTTGAATTGGGTGAATCTGTGACCATTAATATCAATAAGCAATATTAA
- a CDS encoding heme lyase CcmF/NrfE family subunit: MIAEIGHFAMILSLGLALLLSVLPLYGAARNNTLLMNSARPLSWGMFGFLAISFFILCYAFYTNDFTIQYVASNSNSQLPWYYRITAVWGAHEGSLLLWVLIQAGWTVAVATFSRGMPQESVARVLAIMGLITVGFLLFIIVTSNPFLRTLPFFPVDGRDLNPLLQDPGLIIHPPMLYMGYVGFSVAFSFAIASLMSGRLDTAWARWSRPWTIAAWLFLTIGIALGSWWAYYELGWGGWWFWDPVENASFMPWLAGTALMHSLAVTEKRGTFKAWTVLLAISAFSLSLLGTFLVRSGILVSVHAFASDPARGMFILGFLVFVIGGSLLLFAVKGASVRVRGNFDLVSRENALLGNNILLIAALVVVLVGTLLPLVHKQLGLGSVSIGAPFFDMLFFWLMIPFSFLLGIGPLIRWKRDNLSKLVKPMVISGVFSLGLSALLVTVLADRFSGTAFAGWVMAFWIIFMHGFELHERATHRHTFMKGLTKLPRSHWAMVCGHIGLAVTVIGIAMVQNYSIERDVRLAPGESYQLEEYDFLFTGVRDKDGPNYDGYIADFDITKEGKYINTLHAEKRFYTTAKSMMTEAAIDRGVTRDLYIAMGERLDDNKSWAVRIYYKPFVRWIWAGSLIMSLGGAIAISDRRYRFRKPSKKSAKEQEA; this comes from the coding sequence ATGATAGCCGAGATCGGCCATTTTGCGATGATCCTGTCCTTGGGACTTGCATTGCTGCTAAGCGTGCTCCCACTGTATGGAGCCGCTCGAAATAATACATTACTGATGAACAGCGCACGACCTTTGTCGTGGGGTATGTTCGGATTCTTAGCGATTTCGTTTTTTATCTTGTGTTACGCGTTTTACACAAATGATTTTACGATTCAATACGTTGCAAGTAACTCAAACAGCCAACTACCTTGGTACTACCGAATTACGGCCGTTTGGGGTGCACACGAAGGTTCATTGTTGCTTTGGGTACTTATCCAAGCAGGTTGGACGGTAGCAGTAGCGACATTCAGCCGTGGAATGCCTCAAGAGTCTGTGGCTCGCGTATTGGCTATCATGGGTTTGATCACTGTCGGCTTCTTGCTGTTCATTATCGTAACGTCTAACCCATTCCTACGTACACTGCCTTTCTTCCCTGTTGATGGTCGTGACTTGAACCCGCTACTGCAAGATCCGGGTTTGATTATTCACCCACCGATGCTTTACATGGGTTATGTAGGTTTCTCAGTAGCATTCTCTTTTGCTATCGCTTCTCTAATGAGTGGTCGTTTGGATACGGCTTGGGCTCGTTGGTCTCGTCCTTGGACAATTGCGGCTTGGTTGTTCCTAACAATTGGTATCGCTCTAGGTTCTTGGTGGGCTTACTACGAACTTGGCTGGGGTGGCTGGTGGTTCTGGGATCCAGTAGAAAACGCATCGTTCATGCCTTGGCTGGCAGGTACAGCGCTAATGCACTCGCTTGCGGTTACAGAAAAGCGCGGCACGTTTAAAGCTTGGACAGTACTACTTGCAATTTCTGCATTCTCATTGAGCTTACTAGGCACTTTCTTAGTTCGTTCGGGCATCTTGGTATCGGTTCACGCGTTCGCGTCGGATCCGGCTCGCGGTATGTTTATTCTAGGCTTCTTAGTCTTCGTTATCGGTGGTTCACTATTGCTGTTCGCAGTGAAAGGTGCATCAGTACGTGTTCGTGGTAACTTCGATCTAGTCTCACGTGAAAACGCACTACTAGGTAACAACATCCTGTTGATTGCTGCGCTAGTGGTGGTGTTAGTTGGTACTCTGCTACCACTCGTTCACAAACAGTTAGGTTTGGGCTCGGTATCTATCGGTGCGCCATTCTTCGACATGTTGTTCTTCTGGTTAATGATTCCGTTCTCGTTCCTGTTGGGTATCGGTCCTCTTATCCGTTGGAAGCGTGACAACCTATCTAAGCTTGTTAAGCCAATGGTTATTTCGGGTGTATTCTCGCTAGGTTTGAGTGCGCTATTGGTGACGGTACTAGCTGATCGCTTCAGTGGTACTGCGTTTGCAGGCTGGGTGATGGCATTCTGGATCATCTTCATGCATGGCTTCGAACTGCATGAGCGTGCGACTCACCGTCATACGTTTATGAAAGGTCTGACTAAGCTACCACGCAGTCACTGGGCTATGGTGTGTGGTCACATCGGTTTAGCGGTAACTGTAATTGGTATCGCGATGGTACAGAACTACAGTATTGAACGTGATGTTCGTCTAGCACCGGGTGAGAGCTACCAGCTTGAAGAGTACGACTTCCTATTTACGGGTGTTCGTGACAAAGATGGTCCAAACTACGATGGCTACATTGCTGATTTTGACATCACAAAAGAAGGCAAGTACATCAACACGCTTCACGCAGAAAAACGTTTCTACACAACAGCTAAGTCTATGATGACAGAAGCGGCGATTGATCGTGGCGTAACACGTGACCTTTACATCGCTATGGGTGAACGTTTAGACGACAACAAATCTTGGGCTGTACGTATCTACTACAAACCGTTTGTACGTTGGATCTGGGCGGGTTCTTTGATCATGTCTCTTGGTGGTGCTATTGCTATCAGTGACCGTCGTTACCGTTTCCGTAAGCCATCTAAAAAGTCGGCTAAAGAGCAGGAGGCTTAA
- a CDS encoding cytochrome c-type biogenesis protein CcmH, protein MIKKALITLFATFAISATVSAAPIEFHEFDNADQEQQFKELSNTLRCPKCQNNTIGDSNAELAVDLRQKVYEMTKDGKSKQDIIDYMIARYGNFVTYNPPLTLATSILWIGPFAVVVFGFGLIILRSRKSKSQAATESDKDWNADKEARLKALLDEENDGDKQ, encoded by the coding sequence ATGATTAAGAAGGCTCTGATTACTTTATTTGCTACGTTTGCGATTTCAGCGACTGTGTCTGCAGCGCCTATCGAATTTCATGAATTCGATAACGCTGACCAAGAACAGCAGTTTAAAGAGCTGAGCAACACGCTGCGTTGTCCTAAATGTCAGAACAACACGATTGGTGACTCGAATGCTGAATTAGCGGTCGACTTGCGCCAGAAGGTGTACGAGATGACAAAAGATGGTAAGTCGAAGCAAGACATCATCGATTACATGATTGCTCGTTACGGTAACTTCGTGACTTACAATCCGCCACTAACACTTGCGACGTCGATCCTTTGGATTGGTCCATTTGCAGTGGTTGTGTTTGGATTTGGCTTGATCATTTTACGAAGCAGAAAGTCAAAATCACAAGCGGCAACAGAGTCAGATAAAGACTGGAATGCAGATAAAGAAGCACGTTTAAAAGCGTTACTCGACGAAGAGAACGACGGAGATAAACAGTAA
- a CDS encoding chemotaxis protein CheW — translation MSQMSEVEVRKDQTNDEVLQWVTFQLEEETYGINVMQVREVLRYSEIAPVPGAPDYVLGIINLRGNVVTVIDTRSRFGLMQGEITDNTRIIVIESERQVIGILVDSVAEVVYLRSSEIDTTPSVGTDESAKFIQGVSNRDGKLLILVDLNKLLSEDEWDEMAHL, via the coding sequence ATGTCTCAAATGAGTGAAGTTGAAGTAAGAAAAGATCAAACGAATGACGAAGTACTTCAATGGGTAACATTCCAGCTAGAAGAAGAAACTTACGGCATCAATGTAATGCAAGTTCGTGAAGTACTGCGTTACAGTGAGATTGCTCCGGTACCAGGTGCTCCTGACTACGTTCTAGGTATTATTAACCTACGTGGTAACGTTGTTACTGTTATCGACACTCGCTCTCGCTTTGGTTTGATGCAAGGTGAAATCACGGATAACACTCGTATCATCGTTATTGAATCTGAGCGTCAAGTTATTGGCATCCTGGTTGATAGCGTTGCTGAAGTGGTTTACCTACGTTCTTCTGAAATCGATACAACACCAAGTGTTGGTACTGATGAAAGCGCGAAGTTCATCCAGGGCGTAAGCAACCGCGATGGCAAGCTGCTTATCTTAGTAGATTTGAACAAACTACTAAGCGAAGACGAATGGGATGAGATGGCTCACCTATAA
- a CDS encoding MlaA family lipoprotein, with protein MSISVLRLSSLLFITSLTVGCSSAPDESNNDNLETSEYVEESHPNDPFEGFNRAMWNINYEYLDPYLVRPVSLAYVDYTPVPVRSGISNFLANLDEPSSMVNNLIMGNGEKALDHFNRFWINSTFGLLGLIDIASEAGITKYDDKSFSDAIGHYGVGNGPYFMVPGYGPLTTREVTETVDGLYVPLSFLNFWASLGKWAFEGMETRAQLVSQEALLDDSPDPYALTRDVYIQRRDFKAEIEPEEVDLEEEDFIDGYLEDY; from the coding sequence ATGTCTATCAGTGTTTTAAGACTCTCGAGTTTACTCTTTATCACAAGCTTAACGGTGGGCTGCTCTAGCGCGCCAGATGAAAGCAATAATGATAATCTCGAAACCTCTGAATACGTCGAAGAGTCCCACCCGAATGATCCTTTTGAAGGTTTCAACCGAGCGATGTGGAATATTAACTACGAGTATTTAGATCCTTATTTGGTTCGCCCTGTTTCTCTCGCTTATGTTGACTACACTCCTGTGCCGGTGCGTTCTGGTATCTCCAACTTTCTAGCCAACTTAGACGAACCATCAAGTATGGTGAATAACCTCATCATGGGTAATGGTGAGAAGGCGCTCGACCACTTTAACCGGTTTTGGATTAACTCGACATTTGGCCTGCTAGGCTTAATCGATATCGCCAGCGAAGCCGGGATCACCAAATATGATGATAAGTCCTTCTCTGATGCGATCGGTCATTACGGAGTAGGGAATGGTCCGTACTTTATGGTGCCAGGTTATGGTCCTTTAACAACACGTGAAGTGACTGAAACCGTTGATGGTCTGTATGTTCCTCTGTCTTTCTTGAACTTTTGGGCGAGCTTAGGCAAATGGGCTTTCGAAGGTATGGAAACACGTGCTCAGTTAGTTTCTCAAGAAGCGCTGCTGGACGATTCTCCAGACCCATACGCGTTAACACGTGATGTCTACATCCAACGTCGTGATTTTAAAGCTGAGATTGAACCAGAAGAGGTGGATCTTGAAGAAGAAGATTTCATCGATGGTTATCTAGAAGATTACTAG
- a CDS encoding DUF2802 domain-containing protein — MFEALPLSPAALIAGVGFFTLFIVILISKVKSAIQKQLDQSRLQVRNLDKELQKSSKQLLEVRSVVVGLGQKVTEQQDLIKHLNERIVELEHADTDGRLYTRATKMVQLGAGINELIEECELPKAEAELMMSLQNKLAGKEKIPSLRSDPSSFDEHPTASRDRRDPPRRR, encoded by the coding sequence ATGTTTGAAGCGCTTCCTTTAAGCCCTGCTGCACTGATTGCTGGAGTTGGGTTTTTTACGTTATTCATTGTGATTTTGATTAGCAAAGTAAAAAGTGCGATTCAAAAGCAATTGGATCAATCACGTCTGCAAGTCCGAAACTTGGACAAAGAGCTACAAAAGTCGAGTAAGCAATTGCTAGAAGTTCGCTCTGTTGTGGTTGGCCTTGGCCAGAAAGTGACTGAACAACAAGATCTAATCAAACACCTGAATGAACGTATTGTCGAACTGGAACATGCGGATACCGATGGACGTTTGTACACTCGTGCAACGAAAATGGTTCAGCTTGGCGCTGGGATTAACGAGTTAATTGAAGAATGTGAATTACCTAAAGCTGAAGCTGAGCTTATGATGTCTCTGCAGAATAAGCTTGCCGGTAAAGAGAAAATTCCTTCATTACGAAGCGACCCTTCCTCGTTTGATGAGCATCCCACCGCCTCTCGTGATCGCAGGGATCCACCTCGACGCCGTTAA
- the ccmB gene encoding heme exporter protein CcmB yields the protein MISSMTTIIRRELLIAFRRQADIFNPLWFFIIVITLFPLSIGPEPNLLARIAAGIVWVAALLSALLSLERLFRDDFQDGALEQMMLMPIPLQLVVLSKVIAHWLLTGLPLILISPLLAVLLSLDFDTWLSVVMTLLVGTPALSFIGAIGVALTVGLQKGGVLLSLLILPLYIPILIFATSAIDAAALGVAYNGQLAILGAMLMGAMTLTPFAISAALRVSVN from the coding sequence ATGATCTCTTCAATGACCACGATTATCCGACGTGAGCTGCTTATCGCTTTTCGACGCCAGGCGGATATCTTTAACCCGCTGTGGTTCTTCATTATTGTTATCACGCTTTTCCCTTTGAGTATCGGCCCAGAGCCAAACCTACTTGCACGTATTGCTGCGGGTATTGTTTGGGTTGCCGCGTTGCTTTCTGCATTGCTCTCTCTTGAGCGCCTATTTCGTGATGATTTTCAAGATGGCGCCCTTGAACAGATGATGCTGATGCCCATCCCGTTGCAGTTGGTAGTATTGTCCAAGGTCATAGCACACTGGTTATTGACCGGGTTACCATTAATTTTAATTAGCCCATTGTTGGCTGTTTTGTTGTCATTGGATTTTGACACTTGGCTCTCTGTTGTGATGACTCTGCTTGTCGGAACGCCTGCCTTGAGCTTTATTGGGGCGATTGGTGTTGCTTTGACGGTTGGGTTGCAGAAGGGCGGGGTGTTACTGAGCCTGCTAATTTTGCCGCTGTACATCCCTATTTTGATTTTCGCAACGTCAGCGATTGACGCTGCGGCGTTGGGCGTTGCATACAATGGTCAATTAGCGATTCTCGGCGCCATGTTGATGGGCGCAATGACGCTAACTCCTTTTGCGATCAGTGCCGCACTTCGCGTGAGTGTGAACTGA
- the ccmD gene encoding heme exporter protein CcmD: MYFESLSDFFAMGGYASYVWSAFGITFLSMIILLVVSVRRGKQLLTEVQAKVDRQARIDAAKNMENTL, encoded by the coding sequence ATGTATTTTGAATCTTTGAGTGATTTCTTTGCCATGGGTGGTTACGCCTCATACGTATGGAGTGCATTTGGAATCACATTTCTCTCGATGATCATCTTACTCGTGGTAAGCGTTCGTCGTGGTAAGCAATTACTAACTGAAGTACAAGCTAAGGTTGACCGTCAAGCTCGTATCGATGCAGCAAAAAATATGGAGAACACTCTATGA
- a CDS encoding DsbE family thiol:disulfide interchange protein, with translation MNKKILFIPLIAFMVLAGIFATQLVRNQSGDDPTKLESVLIGKPVPQFDLEDLEQPGKLHDQAIFKGEPLLLNVWATWCPTCYAEHSYLNKLADKGVKIIGLNYKDDRNKAVGWLKELGNPYLISLFDGNGMLGLDLGVYGAPETFLIDANGVVRYRHVGDVNPTNWASTLEPMYNELLEEAK, from the coding sequence ATGAACAAAAAGATTTTATTCATTCCATTGATTGCGTTCATGGTTCTAGCGGGAATCTTTGCAACGCAATTAGTGCGCAATCAGTCGGGCGATGACCCGACTAAACTTGAATCGGTATTAATTGGTAAACCAGTACCTCAGTTTGATCTAGAAGACTTAGAGCAACCAGGTAAGCTTCACGATCAAGCGATCTTCAAGGGCGAACCTCTACTGCTTAATGTGTGGGCTACTTGGTGTCCTACTTGTTACGCAGAGCACTCATACTTGAACAAGCTTGCTGACAAGGGCGTTAAGATCATTGGTTTGAACTATAAAGATGATCGTAATAAGGCTGTGGGTTGGCTAAAAGAGTTGGGTAACCCATACCTGATCAGTCTGTTCGACGGCAACGGCATGCTAGGTCTAGACCTTGGCGTTTATGGTGCTCCGGAGACTTTCCTAATCGACGCTAACGGTGTCGTTCGCTATCGACATGTGGGTGATGTGAACCCAACGAACTGGGCATCGACACTTGAGCCGATGTACAACGAGTTGTTGGAGGAAGCGAAATGA
- the ccmA gene encoding cytochrome c biogenesis heme-transporting ATPase CcmA, with protein MLEVSNLTAIRDERVLFESLSFQLKPGELVQVEGRNGTGKTTLLRIITGLGDRDEGTISWDGEPIESSRDVYHQNLLFLGHQTGVKRELSAYENLSFYQSIHCGETNKEELYQALAQVGLAGREDVPAGQLSAGQQRRVALARLWLSKQMLWILDEPLTAIDKQGVKVLESLFSQHADNGGIVLLTTHQDMFADSPKLRKIKLGE; from the coding sequence ATGCTAGAAGTCTCAAATTTAACTGCTATTCGTGACGAAAGGGTTCTGTTTGAATCGTTGTCTTTTCAATTGAAGCCAGGAGAACTGGTTCAAGTTGAAGGTCGAAACGGTACAGGAAAAACGACACTCCTTAGGATTATAACTGGTTTAGGTGATCGTGACGAAGGCACTATCTCTTGGGATGGCGAGCCAATCGAATCAAGTCGAGATGTGTATCATCAAAATCTGCTTTTTCTTGGCCATCAAACTGGCGTAAAACGTGAGCTTAGCGCTTATGAGAACCTCAGTTTCTACCAGTCAATCCATTGTGGAGAAACGAACAAGGAAGAGCTTTATCAAGCGCTTGCTCAGGTAGGGCTTGCAGGCCGAGAAGATGTGCCTGCGGGTCAATTGTCTGCTGGCCAACAGCGTCGCGTAGCTTTAGCTCGTCTTTGGTTGAGTAAGCAGATGTTGTGGATTCTCGACGAACCGTTGACTGCGATTGATAAGCAGGGCGTGAAGGTTCTAGAATCGCTTTTTTCTCAGCATGCGGATAACGGTGGGATTGTGCTACTCACTACCCACCAAGATATGTTTGCTGATAGCCCGAAACTAAGAAAAATAAAGTTGGGTGAGTAA
- a CDS encoding outer membrane protein transport protein, translating into MKMNKTLLSTAVAVGLLSTSTVTQAAGFQLAEYSATGLGRAYAGEAAMADGADAQWRNPAMLTYLEGTQVSVGGIYVNPNIDVKGEVNHAHPALGTSQASSNDFADDAIIPNLYISHRYNEKFAIGFAFGTNYGMETNLGDDFNASHFGNEASVITKEANLNFAYQVIEQVSIGGGIRYVMGEGSFGATAPAKNAIGLDSNKMPISVPAGTTLKYMEGDDTAWGWQVGTAWQINENNRIGFAYKSEVEFKLEGHAEGIGFGLNPGQRDNGHMMLALPATAELASFHQLTETLAVHASFNWTDWSSFEKLQAELNNYGSQTVKVENWEDNYRLALGATYQVDPKLALRTGVAYDTSAVSDKNRTITIPETDRTWLSIGAGYQWSEQLSLDAGFTYIIAKDAPITESRGYASDDAAEAVGGQFVGTTTGNVWLVGVQANYRF; encoded by the coding sequence ATGAAAATGAATAAGACTCTTCTATCTACTGCAGTGGCAGTTGGACTACTTTCAACTTCTACTGTGACTCAAGCAGCAGGCTTTCAACTGGCAGAATACTCAGCAACAGGCCTAGGTCGTGCATACGCTGGTGAAGCAGCAATGGCTGACGGTGCAGACGCACAATGGCGTAACCCTGCAATGCTAACTTATCTAGAAGGTACTCAAGTTTCAGTTGGTGGTATCTACGTAAACCCAAACATTGATGTCAAAGGTGAGGTAAACCACGCACACCCAGCGCTAGGTACTAGCCAAGCATCTTCAAATGATTTCGCTGATGACGCGATCATTCCGAACCTTTACATTTCTCATCGTTACAACGAGAAGTTTGCGATCGGTTTTGCCTTTGGTACTAACTACGGCATGGAAACTAACCTAGGCGACGACTTCAATGCTTCTCACTTCGGTAATGAAGCAAGCGTAATCACTAAAGAAGCGAACCTTAATTTTGCTTACCAAGTGATTGAGCAAGTTAGTATCGGTGGTGGTATTCGCTACGTGATGGGCGAAGGTAGCTTTGGCGCGACTGCACCAGCAAAAAATGCTATTGGTCTTGATTCAAACAAGATGCCAATCTCAGTACCTGCAGGTACAACACTTAAATACATGGAAGGTGATGACACAGCTTGGGGCTGGCAAGTTGGTACCGCTTGGCAGATCAATGAGAACAACCGTATCGGCTTCGCTTATAAATCAGAGGTTGAGTTTAAACTAGAAGGTCACGCTGAAGGTATTGGTTTTGGCTTGAATCCAGGTCAACGCGACAACGGTCATATGATGCTAGCTCTTCCAGCTACGGCAGAGCTTGCGAGCTTCCATCAGCTAACAGAAACATTAGCCGTTCACGCTAGCTTCAACTGGACTGATTGGAGCTCTTTCGAGAAACTGCAGGCAGAGTTAAACAACTACGGTAGCCAAACGGTTAAAGTAGAAAACTGGGAAGACAACTACCGACTAGCTCTAGGCGCGACTTACCAAGTTGACCCTAAACTAGCACTGCGTACAGGTGTAGCTTACGATACTTCTGCAGTAAGTGACAAAAACCGTACTATCACGATTCCAGAAACAGATCGCACTTGGTTAAGTATTGGTGCTGGTTACCAATGGTCTGAGCAACTTTCATTAGACGCTGGTTTCACTTACATCATTGCTAAAGATGCGCCAATCACTGAGTCTCGTGGTTATGCATCTGACGACGCTGCAGAAGCAGTTGGCGGTCAATTTGTTGGTACAACAACGGGTAATGTTTGGCTAGTTGGTGTACAAGCTAACTACCGCTTCTAA